A region from the Flavobacteriales bacterium genome encodes:
- a CDS encoding transposase, which yields MRHWIGIDVSKATLDVALLDEQGKVTAEEKVANTEKGLRSMWKRWTKMYGLKKDQCLVCLEPTGHYSHLPLETLVRLEVPTWLAHPTDIIKSIGTTRGKNDRIDALSDRGLRTPLPRQGQACNRRSPAHQQAQATARPA from the coding sequence ATGAGACACTGGATCGGCATTGATGTGAGCAAGGCGACCTTGGATGTGGCCTTGCTGGACGAACAAGGCAAGGTCACCGCCGAAGAGAAGGTGGCCAACACGGAGAAGGGACTACGCAGCATGTGGAAGCGCTGGACCAAGATGTACGGGCTGAAGAAGGACCAATGCCTGGTGTGCCTGGAGCCCACCGGCCATTACTCGCATCTTCCGCTGGAGACACTCGTGCGGTTGGAGGTTCCCACCTGGCTTGCGCACCCCACGGACATCATCAAGAGCATCGGCACCACGCGTGGCAAGAACGACCGCATCGATGCACTTTCGGATCGCGGATTACGCACGCCGCTTCCACGACAAGGCCAGGCTTGTAACCGCCGATCACCTGCGCACCAACAAGCTCAAGCAACTGCTCGCCCGGCGTGA
- a CDS encoding IS110 family transposase, translating to MIKEVIAAEPEHQRIYDLLLSIDGVGPVLAAHLLALTEGFLRFKTARELACHAGVAPFEYSSGSSIRGKTRVSKQAQPTLKYLLHMAAVGCTARKGELQDYWKRKVAEGKHKMSVLNAIRNKLIHRICAVIERGTPFVRRTEPAAA from the coding sequence ATGATCAAAGAGGTGATCGCGGCTGAGCCAGAGCACCAGCGCATCTACGATCTGCTCTTGTCCATCGATGGCGTTGGCCCCGTGTTGGCAGCGCATCTGCTGGCACTCACCGAGGGCTTCCTGCGCTTCAAGACCGCGCGCGAGCTGGCCTGCCACGCCGGGGTGGCACCCTTCGAGTACAGCTCCGGCTCCAGCATCCGAGGCAAAACGCGCGTCTCCAAACAAGCGCAGCCCACTTTGAAGTACCTGCTGCACATGGCGGCTGTGGGATGCACGGCACGCAAAGGCGAATTGCAGGACTACTGGAAGCGCAAGGTGGCCGAAGGCAAGCACAAGATGAGCGTGCTCAACGCCATCCGCAACAAGCTCATCCACCGCATCTGCGCCGTGATCGAACGGGGTACGCCATTCGTGCGCAGAACGGAACCGGCCGCTGCGTAG
- a CDS encoding Fic family protein → MTFRRQWDLTANMKFLLGQCEAFVKAIKHTPLLPEDYTKLLRVSMIKGAQATTAIEGNTLSDEEVKQVAEGTKLPPSKQYLQQEVQNIIDAFNELLKEVVYDDKSQLINSDLLKRFHRLVGKDLGEHFNAIPGRFREDFRVVGPYRCPAPEHVEDLVHTLCEWMRQEFHFEHSEQHFWEVVIQAIVAHVYIEWIHPFGDGNGRTGRLVEFYVMLRGGNPNIASHILSNHYNQTRTEYYRQLQIANTERSLTKFIEYALLGLRDGLEQTLLTIQKSQFDITWQKMVYDEFDKVKRGQESLFKRQRRLALDFPKDRVLKLEEIPHINTTLAMLYAKMSPRTMQRDLSELVIMELIAKEGDGYRARTERLRMYVPHSKRKAT, encoded by the coding sequence CACACTCCTCTCCTGCCGGAGGACTACACGAAACTGCTGCGGGTGTCCATGATAAAGGGGGCGCAGGCGACCACGGCTATTGAAGGCAACACACTCAGCGATGAGGAGGTGAAGCAGGTGGCCGAGGGCACCAAGCTGCCACCGAGCAAGCAGTACCTCCAGCAAGAGGTGCAGAACATCATCGACGCGTTCAATGAACTGCTGAAGGAGGTGGTGTACGATGACAAGTCACAACTGATCAATAGCGACCTGCTGAAGCGTTTTCATCGGCTCGTCGGCAAGGATCTGGGTGAACACTTCAACGCAATTCCTGGCAGGTTCCGAGAGGACTTCAGAGTAGTGGGACCCTATCGATGCCCGGCGCCTGAACATGTCGAGGACCTGGTACACACCCTCTGCGAGTGGATGCGACAGGAGTTCCATTTCGAGCATAGCGAGCAACACTTCTGGGAGGTGGTGATACAAGCGATCGTGGCACATGTGTACATCGAATGGATCCACCCCTTCGGTGATGGCAATGGCCGCACAGGACGACTTGTGGAGTTCTACGTGATGTTGCGCGGTGGCAATCCGAACATCGCATCGCACATCCTGAGCAACCACTACAACCAGACACGCACCGAGTACTACCGCCAGTTGCAGATCGCGAACACAGAGCGTTCGCTCACCAAGTTCATTGAATACGCGCTACTCGGTTTGCGTGATGGTTTGGAACAAACGCTGCTCACCATCCAGAAGAGCCAGTTCGACATCACCTGGCAGAAGATGGTGTACGACGAGTTCGACAAGGTGAAGCGCGGGCAAGAGTCGTTGTTCAAGCGCCAAAGACGGCTTGCGCTTGACTTCCCCAAGGACCGCGTGCTGAAGCTGGAGGAGATCCCGCACATCAACACCACGCTCGCCATGCTCTACGCCAAGATGTCGCCGCGCACCATGCAGCGCGACTTGAGCGAGTTGGTGATCATGGAGCTGATCGCGAAGGAGGGGGATGGGTACCGCGCGCGGACGGAGCGGTTGCGGATGTATGTGCCGCATAGTAAGAGGAAGGCGACCTAG